A genomic segment from Leptolyngbya boryana PCC 6306 encodes:
- a CDS encoding glycosyltransferase family 4 protein, whose protein sequence is MFNFGFVIEHMLGHVTHYQNLKHWVTQDSTVRPVWMPIEAGKNDLWKHLPMIRNNWSLQSSLRARDAIRAAQPLDALFLHTQTVSLFASSFAQQIPTIISTDATPLNYDTVAAGYQHKVGGHSLLERQKFLWNRHSYHAATALITFCHWAKDSLIKDYDVPAEKVTVISSGIDLEQWHFQRNQTIDSPVRLLFVGGDFTRKGGHTLIEAFRSGLEGCTLDIVTQDAQVAEDLSGVERVKVYQNLGANSSKLKELYAKADMFVLPTQADCYPNVIMEAMAAGLPIVTTDVGAIGEQVDNGVNGLLVPISDVSALVTALKVLIDDPLKRRAMSIASRQLAIERFDGRRNYNQILALMKNLTQEHQASKRLSSPKNLLVRF, encoded by the coding sequence ATGTTTAACTTTGGCTTTGTCATAGAACACATGCTAGGGCATGTCACACACTATCAGAATCTAAAACACTGGGTCACACAAGATAGCACTGTACGTCCGGTTTGGATGCCGATCGAGGCGGGAAAAAATGATCTATGGAAACATCTGCCGATGATTCGTAACAACTGGTCGCTCCAGTCTAGTCTTCGTGCCCGTGATGCGATTCGAGCGGCTCAGCCTTTAGATGCCCTATTTTTGCATACTCAAACCGTATCTTTATTCGCATCTTCATTTGCACAGCAGATTCCAACCATTATTTCTACAGATGCTACACCGCTCAACTATGACACTGTTGCCGCAGGATATCAGCATAAAGTTGGGGGACATTCCTTACTAGAACGTCAGAAATTTTTGTGGAATCGCCATTCTTATCATGCTGCTACTGCTCTGATTACATTCTGTCACTGGGCAAAAGACTCTCTGATCAAAGATTATGATGTACCTGCTGAGAAAGTCACCGTGATCTCATCTGGGATCGACTTAGAACAATGGCATTTTCAGCGAAATCAAACGATCGATAGTCCTGTACGTTTGCTATTTGTAGGAGGAGATTTTACTCGTAAAGGAGGACATACGCTGATTGAAGCTTTTCGCAGTGGGCTGGAGGGTTGCACGCTAGATATTGTCACCCAAGATGCACAAGTTGCTGAGGATCTATCAGGCGTTGAGCGAGTCAAGGTCTATCAGAATTTGGGGGCGAATAGTTCAAAACTCAAGGAATTGTATGCTAAAGCAGATATGTTTGTCTTGCCGACTCAGGCTGACTGCTATCCCAATGTAATTATGGAAGCAATGGCGGCAGGCTTACCGATTGTTACCACTGATGTTGGCGCGATCGGTGAACAGGTAGACAACGGAGTGAATGGACTGCTTGTGCCGATCTCAGATGTCAGTGCTTTGGTGACGGCACTTAAGGTTTTGATTGATGATCCATTGAAACGACGAGCGATGTCGATCGCGAGTCGTCAGCTAGCAATAGAACGATTTGATGGTCGCCGCAACTATAACCAGATTTTAGCCTTGATGAAAAATTTAACTCAGGAGCATCAAGCTTCTAAACGGTTGTCTTCTCCAAAAAATCTCTTGGTGCGTTTCTAA